In the Ctenopharyngodon idella isolate HZGC_01 chromosome 4, HZGC01, whole genome shotgun sequence genome, one interval contains:
- the LOC127511122 gene encoding beta-galactosidase-1-like protein 2, producing MSAKKGLRADSTHFTLEGAPFLILGGSIHYFRVPRAYWRDRLLKLKACGLNTLTTYVPWNLHEPERGVYLFQEQLDMEAYIRLAGELGLWVILRPGPYICAEWDLGGLPSWLLQDKKMKVRTTYSGFTSAVNSYFDHLIPRITPLQFKNGGPIIAVQVENEYGLYAKDKQYLSFIKEALVSRGISELLLTSDSHEGLKCGGVDGALQTVNLQKLSNGGLQHLAKLQPQKPLMVMEYWPGWFDVWGGPHHVFAAQEMIPIVRQLLDRGISINFYMFHGGTSFGFMNGANNEWTYQPQTSSYDYDAPLTESGDYTTKYHLLRDLLRTYNKKPLLEPPAVQSRRAYEPVVVSHYISLWETLQCAETHFRADDPISMENLPANHSNGQSYGYTLYQTDIHSGGELNSRNHVHDRALVFIDRELIGVLDYRTQTVKISHSKSERTLSLLVENCGRVNYGPAMDNQHKGLTGDITLEDVPLKKFSMYCLDMKTSFINRLQSQKWMSAGQKPTYPAFFRGTLVVDKPTDTFVKLPNWSKGVVFVNGQNLGRHWSVGPQKSLYLPGPWLRSGDNEIIVFEEFKAAEKIHFAENPEYGKTINVSTQ from the exons ATGTCAGCGAAAAAGGGACTAAGGGCAGACTCGACCCACTTCACTTTAGAGGGAGCACCATTTCTCATCCTGGGAGGCTCCATTCATTACTTTCGGGTCCCAAGGGCATATTGGAGAGACCGGCTGCTGAAACTGAAGGCCTGTGGTCTCAATACTCTCACCAC GTATGTGCCATGGAATCTGCATGAACCAGAAAGAGGAGTTTATCTGTTTCAGGAGCAGCTGGATATGGA GGCGTATATTCGTCTCGCAGGGGAATTAGGCCTCTGGGTGATTCTGCGTCCAGGACCATATATATGTGCCGAGTGGGATTTGGGTGGCTTACCAAG CTGGTTGCTGCAAGataagaaaatgaaagtgagAACGACCTACTCTGGTTTCACAAGTGCTGTGAACTCATACTTTGATCATCTGATTCCGAGAATCACACCCCTCcag TTTAAGAATGGAGGCCCTATTATTGCTGTTCAAGTAGAGAATGAATATGGTTTATATGCGAAGGATAAGCAATACCTGTCGTTCATCAAAGAG GCATTAGTGTCCCGGGGAATCTCAGAGCTTCTTCTGACATCAGACAGCCACGAAGGGTTAAAATGTGGAGGGGTGGATGGAG ccttgcAGACAGTGAACCTGCAGAAACTGTCAAACGGTGGTCTACAGCATTTAGCAAAACTGCAG CCACAGAAGCCGCTGATGGTGATGGAGTATTGGCCTGGGTGGTTTGATGTCTGGGGAGGACCTCATCATGTTTTCGCTGCTCAAG AAATGATCCCCATAGTGCGACAGCTTTTGGATCGTGGCATCTCCATCAATTTTTATATGTTTCATGGAGGAACCAGCTTTGGATTCATGAATGGCGCAAATAACGAATGGACCTACCAACCACAGACGAGCAGCTACG ATTATGATGCTCCATTGACTGAGAGCGGTGATTATACAACCAAATATCATCTCTTGAGGGACCTGCTGCGCACCTACAACA AGAAGCCACTATTAGAGCCGCCAGCTGTGCAGAGCAGAAGAGCATATGAGCCGGTGGTTGTTTCTCATTACATTTCTCTATGGGAGACTCTTCAGTGTGCAGAAACA CATTTCCGAGCTGATGATCCTATCAGCATGGAGAACCTTCCGGCAAACCACAGCAATGGTCAGTCCTATGGGTACACACTCTATCAGACTGACATTCATTCAGGTGGAGAACTCAACTCAAGGAACCATGTTCATGACAGAGCTCTA GTGTTTATTGACAGAGAGCTGATCGGTGTTTTGGACTACAGAACTCAGACAGTTAAAATATCTCACAGTAAG AGTGAGAGGACCTTGAGTTTGCTTGTTGAGAACTGTGGGCGAGTGAACTATGGTCCAGCCATGGACAACCAGCACAAAG GGCTTACTGGAGATATAACTCTGGAAGATGTACCTCTGAAAAAGTTCTCCATGTACTGTTTGGATATGAAAACCAGTTTCATTAACAG ACTGCAGTCACAGAAATGGATGTCTGCCGGTCAGAAGCCCACCTACCCTGCGTTTTTCAGGGGAACCCTGGTAGTGGATAAGCCCACAGATACTTTTGTGAAGCTGCCG AATTGGAGTAAAGGAGTGGTTTTTGTGAACGGGCAAAATCTTGGACGCCACTGGTCGGTTGGTCCTCAGAAATCCCTCTATCTCCCTGGTCCCTGGCTCAGGAGTGGAGATAATGAG ATTATAGTTTTTGAGGAATTCAAAGCTGCGGAAAAAatccattttgctgaaaatcCAGAATATGGAAAGACAATCAACGTATCTACGCAATAG
- the LOC127511149 gene encoding uncharacterized protein LOC127511149, whose amino-acid sequence MNSRKLSPLPRTSYLIHRGPPKRFRLATERNVLDDNGKVRKWTFGIKDKSKQNKIVLLVGETGAGKTTLINTMVNYLLGVKFEDEMWYEITEEEARDQSESQTSEITMYEFCPLKSLMSLTIIDTPGYGDTRGLEKDLEVAENLSVLFQSNDGVHEIDAICFVIQASKNRLSDRQHYIISSVLSLFGKDIVNNIVFLITHSDGLEPNNVLGAINIAKIPCRRDHNNKPVHFIFNNRQAEAHHNEKRYLRAQRDAWENSMEEMNLFLQSLDEKNRKSLELTSNVLIERIQFEAYICNLRLRIQEKESKMSEKIQIQEAIRQNKDKVDRHANFSIRVKKTVKEKVPIESMSWKSRNATTCTVCEENCHELDCWWASNPSKCEVMKKGYCTVCTGKCHHSKHVKENKKYIIRNLNIVMQFEDLKKRYEKALEQTKTHLVVMEHLSKDLQELEDQKSTLLFNAYRTIKHLSQIALKPDSAFTLHHLDFFIPRLKEARKVNWAQELEEMKRTAEAEEANKDALSYLKAGLTKLERVFSGQ is encoded by the exons ATGAATTCCAG AAAGTTGAGTCCTTTACCACGCACATCCTATTTGATTCATCGTGGCCCACCAAAACGATTTCGTCTAGCCACAGAAAGAAATGTGCTTGATGATAATGGAAAAGTCAGAAAATGGACTTTTGggataaaagacaaaagtaaacaaaacaaaattgttCTGCTGGTGGGAGAAACCGGAGCTGGAAAGACGACTCTCATTAACACCATGGTCAACTATTTGCTGGGGGTGAAGTTTGAGGATGAAATGTGGTATGAAATCACAGAAGAAGAAGCCAGagaccaatcagaatcacaaACCTCTGAAATCACCATGTACGAGTTCTGTCCATTAAAGAGTCTCATGTCTCTCACCATCATTGATACTCCAGGCTACGGAGACACTAGAGGACTGGAAAAAGATCTAGAAGTTGCTGAGAATTTATCTGTTCTGTTTCAGAGTAATGATGGAGTTCATGAGATTGATGCCATTTGTTTTGTCATTCAAGCATCTAAGAATCGTCTCTCGGACAGACAGCATTATATTATCAGTTCAGTTCTGTCTTTGTTTGGGAAAGACATTGTGAACaacattgtgtttttaataacaCACTCTGATGGTCTGGAACCCAATAACGTCCTTGGCGCCATTAATATAGCTAAAATCCCCTGCAGACGAGACCACAATAACAAGCCAgttcatttcatatttaacaaCCGTCAGGCTGAAGCCCACCACAATGAGAAACGTTACCTTCGTGCTCAAAGAGATGCTTGGGAAAACAGCATGGAAGAGATGAATCTATTTCTTCAGTCACTGGATGAAAAGAACAGGAAGAGTTTAGAGTTGACTTCAAATGTCCTGATAGAGCGCATTCAATTTGAAGCGTATATTTGCAACTTACGGCTGCGAATTCAAGAGAAAGAATCAAAGATGTCTGAAAAAATTCAGATCCAGGAGGcaataagacaaaacaaagaTAAGGTTGACAGACATGCAAACTTTAGcattagagtaaaaaaaacagtcaaagaGAAGGTTCCCATTGAAAGCATGTCATGGAAGAGCAGGAATGCGACAACCTGTACTGTCTGTGAGGAAAACTGCCATGAGCTTGACTGCTGGTGGGCTTCTAATCCCAGCAAATGTGAAGTCATGAAAAAAGGCTACTGCACCGTCTGCACAGGGAAGTGCCATCACAGCAAACATGTcaaagaaaacaagaaatataTCATCAGAAACTTGAACATTGTGATGCAATTTGAAGATTTAAAAAAGAGATATGAAAAAGCCCTAGAACAAACCAAGACACATTTGGTTGTAATGGAACATCTTAGCAAAGATCTGCAGGAGCTTGAGGACCAAAAGTCAACTCTTCTGTTCAATGCTTACAGGACCATCAAGCATCTGTCTCAGATTGCATTAAAGCCAGACTCCGCGTTCACTCTTCATCATCTCGACTTCTTCATCCCCAGACTGAAGGAGGCTAGGAAAGTAAACTGGGCCCAAGAGCTGGAGGAAATGAAGAGAACCGCTGAAGCTGAGGAAGCAAATAAAGATGCTCTGAGTTATCTGAAAGCTGGTCTGACAAAACTGGAACGTGTTTTTAGTGGGCAGTGA